In the Dolichospermum flos-aquae CCAP 1403/13F genome, TAATCGTAAAAATTCTTCCGGGATTGAAAAGCGATTCTTCGATTGTGCCATTAAATTGGCATTAAGTATCTCTAAGCCTTTAAGATAGTAAGCTTCATCTATGGAATCACTTTCTTGATTGTGCAAAATTGAACCATCTCTAAGTTCTAATCCCTGATGAAGATACCAACCTTTTTCTTCAATTAATTCACCTAAATTAATTGTAAATAATCGGCGTAAACGCTTAATAGCTCTTTTGTCCCGGTAGCTACCCCATAAAGCTAGTTTCCAAACTATAGCTTCTCCAGTTTCTGCGTCATCAGGTGAAACAGTTTGTATTTCATTTTCATTAATAGTGATTATCCAGGTTGAATTTTTTTTATCTGCTTTCCAAGATCGATTAGAAATTTGATTAATGACAAAAGGAGAATAATGAATAATCGGTGGTTTTTCTTGTTCTGGTTTAGCTTTGCTATAAACTACAGTTGCAGCAGGAGCTTCTCCCCTTTTACCAAATAGGACATAAGCCAAATTGGAAAAGTTAGTAATTCGTACAACTTCATGTTGCTGAAAAAAGTGTTTACGGTACTTTTCAGACTCATGGTTAAATAAACTCTTGGCGTGTATAAGTAAACCTGCACAACCTTCATCATCTAGTAGATCAGTTACTCGCCAAGTAAAAGCTTCACAAACTCTGTTACCTGTAGCTGGCCGATTAACAAAATTGTTTTTAATCCAAGTTCGTGCTAATTCTTCACCCTTTGTCTCTGGCTTCAGTTCTATCCAGGGTGGATTACCTACAATATAATCAAACTTTAAATTACTTTTAAAAAATTCAGATTCATTATCGAAGAAATCACATTCAAAAATTCTGTAATTATGTAATTTAGGAAATTGAAAATCTTTATGCTTATGTAAATCTGGCGGCTCAATATAGTTGAGCATCGTTAGAATTAAACTAAATTCTGCTACATAGCAAGCATCAATATTTCGCTCAATACCATAAAAACTTTCAAGTAGAATTTTTCGTAATTCTTTAGCATCTATTTTTTTATTTGAAGTCTTAGCTAATTCTATTTCAATTAATCTACGATAAGCTAGGACTAAAAATATTCCCGAACCACAACAAGGATCAAGAATTTTCATTCCTCTTTCAAGAGGTTTAGTATAGTGAATTTCAGATAGCAAATAGTCTGCTACAGGTTCAGGTGTATAAACAGCACCGACTTTTTTTCCTTTACCTTGTGCATGAAGAAACTGCTCATAGATTGATGATAATGTTTCCACGGGAATATAAGAAAAGTCATATATATCAAAATCAAGATGAAGCTGACCTGAAATAGGATCATCTCCTTTAAAAACAGATGCTACCAAGGATACTATTTCGTCCTTTGGTGCTTTTTTACCCTGTAATGGTAAAGGAAATATATCACCATTAAAACGGCTCTCTAATGCCTCAACTAGCTTACGTAATCCTTCTAAGGTTGCATTACGACCAAGTACAGTATCTAGAATAATATTATTTTCGTCTAACCACTGTTTAGATAGAATTCCTCTATCCCAAAGGTAGCGAATATAGACATATTTACCAATTAATGCGTGAGCAACTGAGAGGTCGATTCCTTCTTTTTCTAGTCGCTTTCCTAACTTTTCTAGGTTGTTTAGTAAATGTATATCTACGCGTTTTTCAGGAATAAGATATTTAGCTTGAGTTTGCCAAAGCCTACCAGAATCTATTGATTCAGCAAAAACATAATCTAATTTAGTTTGAATATTAGCAATATTAGAATCAATTGTATCTATTAAGCCTTTGTTTTTATTTTCTTGGTCATAATCAAAACCTGTATAAACTCTAATTTGATTGGGAAGAACTACTATTAAAAATGGTGCGTTACCAAGATTCCAGAGTTTGCGATGAATATCCCTAGCTTCTTCTGGTGTTTTGGCTTCTGCAACATGAACAGCGGGTCTAACAGGCAAAATTTCATCACTAGCAGGACTAGTGCGAAAAACATAAGTTCCCTTTACACCAGCTTTTTTCGCAGCACGAAATATATGCTCCGTCGATATGTCGTGTTTAACACTAGTATCGCAGTAGTTTGGCGACTGAGCATAGTCAAGTACATTTAAGACCTGTTCTAGCTGCAAAAGAAATCCTCCTCTTACTTAGTTAAGTTAATACACTAAACTTATGAACTTATGAAAAATTTTTGTTCAATACATGGCAACGCCTAAATATAGAACAATAATACTAGGCAATGTATAGCAAGTCAACATCTTATTCTAACTAATAAATGGTTATAAATACAAAAGTTAGACATAGTGTATTATGATTGGGTGTGATTTTGACTGTAAAGTAACTAAAATTTAGATAAAAAAGCGGGCATAATGCCCGCACGACGGAATAAATAATTTTTTGAAGATATTTAATATCTAATTCTCGGATCTACATAAGCATTAAGAATATCAATCAAAATACTCGCACTCACAACAATTGCCCCGAAAAATACTAACACACCCTGAACTGTAGGATAATCTCGGTCGGAAATAGCTTGATATAAACGATTTGCTAACCCTGGCCAGGAAAATGTCACCTCTGTTAAAATCGCTCCACCTAATAAGGAAGCAAATGTTAATCCTAATACTGTAATTACAGGAATCAAGGCATTCTTTAAAGCATGGGAAACTAAAATCTTATTTTCAGAAATTCCCCGCGCTCTAGCCGCTTCTATATAATCAGCTTTTAAAGTTTGTTTTAAATTAACTCTGACAATGCGTTCAAAAATACCACTTAATAAAATTCCCAAAGTTAAACTTGGTAAAGCTAAATGATGTAAAGCTGTAAAAAATTGACTTAAATTTCCAGTCAATAAACTATCAATTGTATATAAACCAGTAATATTTGTAGGTGCAGGAAGATTGGGCGGAAACCGATTGGAATTGGGAAACCAACCCAATTGAACTGAAAAAACTAATTGTAATAACATACCTGCCCAAAACATCGGTAGTGCGTAGGTAATAATCCCAAATAAACGCCCCCCAATATCAAAACCAGTTCCCGGATGAGAAGCGGAAATAGTTCCCACTAAAACGCCAACAATCAGCGCCACAGCCATACTCGCAAATGCTAATTCTACGGTTGCTGGAAAATATTGACCAATTATTTCACCTACATTTTGCCCGCGACTGGTTAAAGAAGTTCCTAAATCAAATTGCAGTAATTTACCTAAATAATTGAGATATTGTAACCAAATTGGTAAGTCCAAACCAAGTTGTTTTCTTAATTCTTCTTTTGCACTTTCTGGCGCTCTTCCTCCTAAAATAGCATCTGCGGGATCTCCTGGCGTAGCTCTAAGTAAAAGAAAAACAATGGTGATAATAGTGAATAGTTGCAATGGCGCAAATAGCAACCGGGAAAAAATGTAATACTGTAATGCTTTAGAACGAGACATATTTATTAATTAAAAATTCAAAATTGAAATCGACCTAAAACCTCGTTCCTTGTCTCTGACAAGGAATGCAGCCTAGAGGCTCTGCCTCTTGTTAATTATATGAGGCAGAGCCTCTAAATGGCATTCCCAGCCGGAGTCTGGGAACGAGAGAATGAGAGAGAAATTACCCGGTATTGATACTACTTTTTAATTGTTTTGTAAATTAGGTTTTGGGTAGGATCAAGATTGATATTGGCTACGCCTTTTTGAGCAAATACAAAATCTTTACTTTGCCATAAAGGGATGTAGGGAACATCAGTTAATACTTGGGTTTGAATGTCGGCAAATATTTTTTTCCGAGTTTCAGGATTTTGTTCTTTGCGTTGTTGATCTATGAGTTTATTCATAGCTTCACTATAATAAAATGACCCCTGAGATTGACTGCCTCCTTCTTCACAACCTTTAGCAACTGAACCTTTGGCACAGGCTAAAAATGGTTGAACATAGTTATC is a window encoding:
- a CDS encoding ABC transporter permease, with the protein product MSRSKALQYYIFSRLLFAPLQLFTIITIVFLLLRATPGDPADAILGGRAPESAKEELRKQLGLDLPIWLQYLNYLGKLLQFDLGTSLTSRGQNVGEIIGQYFPATVELAFASMAVALIVGVLVGTISASHPGTGFDIGGRLFGIITYALPMFWAGMLLQLVFSVQLGWFPNSNRFPPNLPAPTNITGLYTIDSLLTGNLSQFFTALHHLALPSLTLGILLSGIFERIVRVNLKQTLKADYIEAARARGISENKILVSHALKNALIPVITVLGLTFASLLGGAILTEVTFSWPGLANRLYQAISDRDYPTVQGVLVFFGAIVVSASILIDILNAYVDPRIRY
- a CDS encoding HsdM family class I SAM-dependent methyltransferase, yielding MQLEQVLNVLDYAQSPNYCDTSVKHDISTEHIFRAAKKAGVKGTYVFRTSPASDEILPVRPAVHVAEAKTPEEARDIHRKLWNLGNAPFLIVVLPNQIRVYTGFDYDQENKNKGLIDTIDSNIANIQTKLDYVFAESIDSGRLWQTQAKYLIPEKRVDIHLLNNLEKLGKRLEKEGIDLSVAHALIGKYVYIRYLWDRGILSKQWLDENNIILDTVLGRNATLEGLRKLVEALESRFNGDIFPLPLQGKKAPKDEIVSLVASVFKGDDPISGQLHLDFDIYDFSYIPVETLSSIYEQFLHAQGKGKKVGAVYTPEPVADYLLSEIHYTKPLERGMKILDPCCGSGIFLVLAYRRLIEIELAKTSNKKIDAKELRKILLESFYGIERNIDACYVAEFSLILTMLNYIEPPDLHKHKDFQFPKLHNYRIFECDFFDNESEFFKSNLKFDYIVGNPPWIELKPETKGEELARTWIKNNFVNRPATGNRVCEAFTWRVTDLLDDEGCAGLLIHAKSLFNHESEKYRKHFFQQHEVVRITNFSNLAYVLFGKRGEAPAATVVYSKAKPEQEKPPIIHYSPFVINQISNRSWKADKKNSTWIITINENEIQTVSPDDAETGEAIVWKLALWGSYRDKRAIKRLRRLFTINLGELIEEKGWYLHQGLELRDGSILHNQESDSIDEAYYLKGLEILNANLMAQSKNRFSIPEEFLRLIPPEKYFIRKGRIIGLTVAYAPHLILSPNYFIYSDINFVIPHPKVGLSGSKSDADLLRALSVFLSSSISKYYLFFQSSSWGIARSFISHKDIKNIPIPNLSSDQIRELSRLQKELASSEMAFYQESLSVPENVDMLLQEKLDKELEKIIKIPNDISILARDFWQVRFKLNNGKAVNSATEKPSQEAITDYGQCLVNELDDFVDDPALHHQISIVLSNEMIICTVGIKKSDKPITVTIEQANESFSSFLETITPKLKQQFSQWVYIQRGISIIDGSKIHICKTPRLIDWTKTQALNDSDDIIAEILSLRDKNL